CGTAGATTAAAATTCGAAGAACTTTTCTATTTTGAATGTCTTGTTGCATTAAGAAAAAGCCTTGTAGAAAGCAAGAAGAAAAATTATAAAATTATTGTAAAGCCAGAACCAATAAAAAAATTTTTAAATTCACTTCCCTTTCAATTAACAAAAGCTCAATTAAAAGTATTACACGAAATAAGAAAAGATTTAGAAAGTTCTAAACCAATGAATAGATTATTACAAGGTGATGTAGGAAGTGGAAAAACAATTGTAGCTTTAATTGCAATGTTAATTGTTGTTACAAATGGTTATCAGGCAATTTTAATGGCTCCAACAGAAATATTAGCCGATCAACATTTTAAAAATATTTCAAGGTTAATTAAAGACTTAAATATAAAAGTCAGTCTTCTAATTGGTGGACAAAAAAAATATGAACGAGAAAAAATTCTTAAAGAAATAAAAAATGGAGATGCACAAATTATTATTGGAACACACGCTTTAATTGAAGAGAATGTTGATTTTCACAAAGTAGGTTTAGTAGTAATTGATGAACAACATCGATTTGGTGTAATTCAAAGATCAGAATTAATCAAGAAAGGTATAAATCCAGATGTGTTGATTATGACTGCTACTCCAATCCCCAGAACTTTGTCGTTAACACTATATGGAGATCTGGATGTTTCTACAATCGATGAAATGCCTGCTAATAGAAAACCAATTAAGACAGTATTGCGTGGAGAAAGCAAATTGCCTGAGATATATAAATTCATTCAAGCTAAAGCTAAAGAAGGTTATCAAACATTTTTAGTTTATCCATTAATAGAAGACTCAGAAAAGATGGAATTAAAAGCCGCAGAAACTTATTACAATAGCTTAAAAGAAACCCATCTCAAAGATTTACGATTAGCTTTAATTCATGGACGAATGAAATGGCAGGAAAAAGAAAAAATTATGTTAGACTTTGCTGCTAAAAAATACGATGTTCTTGTTTCAACAACTGTAATCGAAGTTGGAATTGATATACCAGATGCAAATATAATTGTAATTAATGATGCATTTAGATTTGGATTATCACAGCTTCATCAATTGAGAGGAAGAGTTGGAAGAAGTGATAAGCAAGCATATTGTATCTTAGTAACGAAAGATGAATTCATTACTAATTCAAATATGCTTAACATTAAT
This is a stretch of genomic DNA from Rosettibacter firmus. It encodes these proteins:
- the recG gene encoding ATP-dependent DNA helicase RecG, whose protein sequence is MSENLSTSVQYLKSVGPKRAEAFSKIGINTIKDLLFYFPSKYLDRSNILNCIKIVQYVRNGYQGEVTIIGEVINKELIHYGKKNIFKVRMKDSTGIFECVWFQGIKYFTEIFNEGDYFAISAKPVLTKYGNLQFVHPDFDRISKNESLEFLHTGKIIPFYRVPKELREKNLGDFSLRKIIHQAVEKFSDLVEETLPQYILKEKKILPLNEAIKNIHFPSDNDSLTAAKRRLKFEELFYFECLVALRKSLVESKKKNYKIIVKPEPIKKFLNSLPFQLTKAQLKVLHEIRKDLESSKPMNRLLQGDVGSGKTIVALIAMLIVVTNGYQAILMAPTEILADQHFKNISRLIKDLNIKVSLLIGGQKKYEREKILKEIKNGDAQIIIGTHALIEENVDFHKVGLVVIDEQHRFGVIQRSELIKKGINPDVLIMTATPIPRTLSLTLYGDLDVSTIDEMPANRKPIKTVLRGESKLPEIYKFIQAKAKEGYQTFLVYPLIEDSEKMELKAAETYYNSLKETHLKDLRLALIHGRMKWQEKEKIMLDFAAKKYDVLVSTTVIEVGIDIPDANIIVINDAFRFGLSQLHQLRGRVGRSDKQAYCILVTKDEFITNSNMLNINFEYLSPAQIEKSKTIIRLNSMVRCNNGFELSEIDLKLRGPGDIFGTKQSGLPDLKYSDISEDVDILYDAKEIAFNIIKEDPKLNLEKNFIIKKVLKENYHNNLLLSQIA